A single Sphingobacteriales bacterium DNA region contains:
- a CDS encoding glycosyl hydrolase family 43, giving the protein MLKIADFKQLNFKLYSDTPLIYPPRLTPLVADPTVLTPDESPDKRWHLFAHTIYGIFQYECDDGVQWIRHKKRIVRAALRPFIFKENNTYYLFYEKYTGLKLLFSFLPKQRWFSRIEMVSSKDLVHWSAPVNIIRPSQAFHEDVQLGRAVGNPCLIKINDTYRLYFSCSLVRVPDCGFNEPLHITYAESKSIDKEFDSANQPVLSPNPEMRWSNLGAGSMKVIPCEDGYLAFQNGIYEHNGVSGSAICILHSTDGIHWDYLREEPILQPRADIPWMASHIYACDVKILNDKVYLYFNARNHAHWSKGSEKIGLAVADIGH; this is encoded by the coding sequence ATGCTGAAAATAGCTGATTTCAAGCAACTGAATTTCAAACTGTACAGCGATACGCCGCTGATATACCCTCCAAGGCTCACCCCTTTGGTCGCAGACCCTACCGTTCTGACACCCGATGAATCTCCCGATAAGAGATGGCATCTGTTCGCGCACACCATTTATGGTATCTTTCAATACGAATGCGATGATGGTGTACAGTGGATACGGCATAAAAAGAGAATAGTCCGGGCCGCATTGCGTCCTTTCATTTTTAAAGAAAACAACACCTATTATTTATTCTATGAAAAATATACCGGATTAAAACTGCTCTTTTCTTTTTTGCCTAAACAACGCTGGTTCTCCAGAATTGAAATGGTTTCTTCCAAAGATTTGGTACATTGGTCTGCTCCTGTCAACATCATTCGTCCGTCACAAGCTTTTCATGAAGATGTACAATTGGGAAGAGCGGTCGGTAACCCCTGTTTAATAAAAATCAACGATACCTATCGTTTATATTTCTCCTGTTCGCTGGTGCGGGTTCCGGATTGCGGATTCAATGAACCGCTGCATATCACGTATGCCGAAAGCAAAAGCATCGACAAAGAATTTGACAGTGCCAACCAGCCTGTTCTTTCTCCGAACCCGGAAATGCGGTGGAGCAATTTAGGTGCAGGATCGATGAAAGTCATTCCCTGTGAAGACGGCTATCTAGCCTTTCAGAACGGCATTTACGAACACAACGGCGTATCCGGTTCTGCCATTTGCATCCTGCATTCCACAGATGGCATACATTGGGATTATTTGCGGGAAGAACCCATTTTGCAACCACGGGCAGATATCCCCTGGATGGCCAGCCATATCTATGCCTGTGATGTAAAAATCTTGAACGATAAGGTTTATCTGTATTTCAATGCCCGCAACCATGCCCACTGGAGCAAAGGCAGTGAAAAGATTGGCTTGGCGGTGGCAGATATTGGACACTAA
- a CDS encoding tetratricopeptide repeat protein, which yields MSKSSQKGKPHPKIPAKKELTRTPKTKNGKSVTGPDYTNWVAAAVILLITAIVFLPSLSLKFVNWDDPQNILENETLKIFAYQWDWKAVKAIFSTDVIGNYNPLPIFTFAIEKYFFAPDPVLNPFIFHFNNLWMHLICTLLVYIIFIQLEIGLIPSAIAALLFGIHPMRVESVAWITERKDVLYSMFFLGALSSYISFLKTTAGKTKWYLLTIALSILALFSKVQAVTLPLTMVAVDFYMNRRWLSIKILVMEKLPWWILSLLFGLINIYFLKGEKSLNFENATINYTFIDRLAVGAYSYAVYIIKWLIPFQLSPLYPYPPKLPVMAYVCLGIVPILLILFLVWAFKKKQTTLLFGWAFFTFNVMFLLQIVGAGQGFLADRFTYIAYIGLFFISVKGYDWFISQKPAFKFYTQGAIVLYFIALAFLSFRQIPVWQNGGTLWEHVKKIYPNSPLAWKQAAVYYRDEEKDFNKAVLNFNEAIRLQPTDAYVYNGLAKVYLDKVNATPAQDAALSNQRNELLQLALQSYLTAIKNDSIAGQSDKKVTGEMIVNLGVAYAMAGNLEKAMYYLTRGLEAYPDNANGYLNRGLIYYMTGQYESCLKEHISYFRLNPYNADVYHEEGLCNIALGHYKEALAAFDKAISLKNTQPMYYIGRSTAYRNLGNKEAAIRDARQAQQLGAQVPPEYLQ from the coding sequence ATGTCAAAAAGTAGTCAAAAAGGGAAACCGCATCCAAAAATCCCGGCAAAAAAAGAATTAACGCGCACACCAAAAACTAAAAATGGCAAATCAGTCACAGGCCCTGATTATACAAATTGGGTGGCAGCGGCTGTTATCTTACTGATTACGGCTATCGTTTTTCTGCCCAGTTTATCACTGAAATTCGTCAATTGGGATGACCCTCAAAACATACTGGAAAACGAAACGCTGAAAATATTCGCCTATCAGTGGGACTGGAAGGCCGTAAAAGCCATTTTCAGCACAGACGTAATAGGTAACTATAATCCGCTGCCCATATTTACGTTTGCCATCGAAAAATATTTCTTTGCACCAGACCCGGTTTTAAATCCATTTATCTTTCACTTCAATAATCTCTGGATGCACCTGATTTGCACCCTGCTGGTGTATATCATTTTCATTCAGCTGGAAATCGGCCTGATTCCATCTGCTATCGCGGCATTGCTCTTTGGTATCCACCCGATGCGCGTGGAGTCAGTTGCATGGATAACAGAACGCAAGGATGTGCTGTACAGTATGTTTTTCTTAGGTGCGCTTTCTTCGTACATTTCATTTCTCAAAACTACCGCAGGCAAAACCAAATGGTATCTGCTTACAATTGCATTATCTATCCTTGCCTTGTTTTCAAAGGTGCAGGCAGTAACCCTGCCGCTAACGATGGTAGCCGTTGATTTTTATATGAACCGACGTTGGTTGTCTATAAAAATATTGGTGATGGAGAAGCTCCCGTGGTGGATCTTATCGCTCCTGTTCGGTTTGATTAATATCTATTTTCTGAAAGGGGAAAAATCATTGAATTTTGAAAACGCCACCATCAATTATACCTTTATTGACCGGCTGGCGGTCGGCGCATATTCTTATGCCGTCTATATTATTAAGTGGCTGATTCCGTTTCAGCTTTCCCCGCTCTATCCATATCCCCCCAAGCTGCCGGTAATGGCGTATGTTTGTCTAGGCATCGTACCGATTCTACTAATCCTGTTTTTGGTCTGGGCTTTTAAGAAAAAACAAACCACCCTATTGTTCGGTTGGGCATTCTTTACCTTCAATGTCATGTTCCTGCTGCAGATTGTTGGCGCCGGACAAGGATTTCTGGCCGACCGTTTTACCTATATCGCGTATATCGGGTTGTTCTTTATTTCCGTGAAAGGATATGATTGGTTCATTTCTCAGAAACCTGCTTTCAAATTTTATACACAGGGCGCAATAGTATTGTATTTTATTGCCTTAGCCTTCCTTTCTTTCAGGCAAATCCCCGTCTGGCAAAACGGCGGTACGCTGTGGGAACATGTCAAGAAAATCTATCCCAACAGTCCACTGGCGTGGAAACAGGCTGCCGTGTATTATCGGGATGAAGAAAAAGACTTCAACAAGGCTGTTCTCAATTTCAACGAAGCCATCCGTTTGCAACCGACAGATGCCTATGTGTACAACGGATTAGCCAAAGTATACCTGGACAAGGTAAATGCGACTCCGGCACAGGACGCCGCTCTGAGTAATCAGCGTAATGAACTGCTGCAATTAGCCCTGCAAAGTTATCTGACCGCCATAAAAAATGATTCCATAGCAGGGCAGTCAGACAAGAAGGTAACCGGTGAAATGATTGTAAACCTGGGTGTTGCCTATGCGATGGCCGGAAATCTGGAAAAGGCGATGTATTATCTCACCCGAGGGCTGGAGGCATATCCCGACAATGCAAACGGCTATCTCAACAGAGGTTTGATTTATTACATGACCGGTCAGTACGAATCCTGCCTGAAAGAACATATTTCTTATTTCAGGCTGAATCCGTACAATGCAGATGTCTATCATGAAGAAGGATTATGTAATATTGCACTTGGCCATTACAAGGAAGCGTTAGCAGCCTTTGACAAAGCCATTTCCTTAAAGAACACCCAGCCGATGTATTATATTGGAAGATCCACAGCTTACCGCAATCTCGGAAACAAAGAAGCGGCCATCCGCGATGCCCGGCAGGCGCAGCAATTGGGGGCACAGGTACCACCTGAATATTTACAATAA
- a CDS encoding phytanoyl-CoA dioxygenase family protein produces the protein MKNFIQHYTGFIRNIRFFHYLYNWLHRKGLKHNEHLYPYYGIKKSLYASISHNDFNGMRAKTPWLDGIISKKDIENHPLFPFFPEEISGQVLNWQENGYIIWNNFLSSETADDINDDIDELLNKKAVDFNYTGRKIFNAYRQSYTLRKVIKDKRLLELLSFLLGKKVLPFQTINFLKGSEQEPHSDYIHMSTFPQGYLIAVWLALEDISFEQGPLSYYEQSHQLPYLTNDDYDNSSSRFLLDGNANKKYEAKVQQLIDTNLLQKKIFTAKKGDVFIWHGNLIHAGEPMLNPALTRKSVVAHYFAEGVICYHEISERPAIFDTELVGEVKEDFYKGQTHFFDV, from the coding sequence ATGAAAAACTTTATTCAGCACTATACCGGCTTTATCCGGAATATACGATTCTTTCATTATTTGTATAACTGGCTGCACCGGAAAGGATTGAAGCATAATGAACATTTATATCCTTATTACGGCATAAAAAAATCATTGTATGCATCCATTTCGCATAACGATTTTAACGGTATGCGGGCAAAAACTCCGTGGCTGGACGGAATCATAAGTAAAAAAGATATTGAAAATCATCCCCTGTTTCCGTTCTTCCCGGAAGAGATTTCCGGACAGGTGTTAAACTGGCAGGAGAACGGCTATATCATCTGGAATAATTTTTTAAGCAGTGAAACGGCAGACGATATCAATGACGATATAGATGAGTTGCTGAATAAGAAAGCGGTGGATTTTAATTATACCGGCAGAAAGATTTTCAATGCTTACCGGCAATCCTATACGCTGCGGAAAGTGATTAAGGATAAGAGGCTGCTGGAGCTGTTGTCATTTCTTTTAGGGAAAAAGGTGCTTCCATTTCAAACAATTAATTTTTTAAAAGGCAGTGAGCAGGAACCGCATTCCGATTACATTCACATGAGCACTTTTCCGCAGGGATACCTGATAGCAGTCTGGCTTGCCTTAGAAGACATCTCGTTCGAGCAGGGGCCATTGTCCTATTATGAGCAGTCGCATCAGCTGCCCTATCTTACAAACGATGACTATGACAACAGCAGTTCTAGATTTTTGCTGGACGGAAACGCCAATAAAAAATACGAAGCAAAGGTGCAGCAGTTGATTGATACCAATCTGCTGCAGAAGAAAATTTTTACTGCAAAAAAAGGAGATGTATTCATTTGGCACGGCAACCTGATTCATGCAGGAGAGCCTATGCTGAATCCGGCTTTAACCCGAAAGAGCGTAGTGGCACATTACTTTGCCGAAGGCGTGATTTGTTATCATGAAATCAGCGAACGGCCCGCCATTTTTGATACGGAGCTGGTGGGTGAAGTGAAGGAGGATTTCTATAAAGGCCAGACGCATTTTTTTGATGTGTGA
- a CDS encoding TIGR02757 family protein: protein MTQETVDILEFYYEKYNRPDFIVHDPISIPHRFSKKQDIEIAGLFAATLAWGNRTSIINSCTKLMALMDNRPHEFILHHSARELNPFTQFVHRTFNATDVLYFIEFLKQHYSSQESLESLFLAGDAAQGLIQFNHHFFSLAYHPERTRKHVATPERKSTCKRLNMYLRWMVRKDSNGVDFGIWKKIKPENLLMPLDVHVDNYARRLNLIERKQRDWLTVCELTANLKKIDEKDPVRFDFALFGMGVEKIVL, encoded by the coding sequence ATGACACAAGAGACCGTGGATATTCTGGAGTTTTATTACGAAAAATACAACCGCCCTGATTTTATTGTCCATGACCCGATTTCCATTCCGCATCGGTTCAGCAAAAAACAAGATATAGAAATTGCAGGACTGTTTGCCGCCACGCTCGCATGGGGCAATCGCACCTCCATCATCAACAGCTGTACTAAACTGATGGCACTGATGGATAACCGTCCGCATGAATTTATCCTTCATCATTCTGCAAGGGAGTTAAACCCATTCACCCAATTTGTACACCGCACTTTCAATGCCACCGATGTATTGTATTTTATTGAATTCCTGAAACAGCATTATTCCAGCCAGGAATCTCTGGAAAGTTTATTCTTAGCGGGTGATGCAGCACAAGGACTGATTCAGTTTAACCATCATTTCTTTTCACTGGCGTATCATCCCGAACGGACCAGAAAGCATGTGGCCACACCGGAAAGGAAATCAACGTGCAAACGGTTGAACATGTACCTGAGGTGGATGGTTCGGAAAGACAGCAACGGAGTGGACTTTGGAATTTGGAAAAAGATAAAACCCGAGAATTTATTAATGCCGCTGGATGTTCATGTAGACAATTATGCACGCCGGTTAAACTTAATAGAAAGAAAACAACGCGACTGGTTGACAGTTTGCGAATTAACTGCTAACTTAAAAAAGATTGACGAGAAAGATCCTGTGCGTTTTGATTTTGCATTGTTCGGTATGGGTGTTGAGAAAATAGTTTTGTAA
- a CDS encoding PrsW family intramembrane metalloprotease, with the protein MTWTLLILAIAPALAICGYIIHKDRFEKEPIWLMIAAFCFGVFSVFPASISSLMGANFVTNNGNLINSALYAFWVVALSEEFAKFFFLRYILFKRREFNEPLDGIVYAVMIGMGFASFENVLYVAQHGLGVALFRMVTAIPAHAVFAVTMGYHVGLAKFDTTHTNELMRKGLIYPILLHGAYDFLLIQQSIPLLSVLAFVGLWFSVRYVWTILQEHHGEQPPLNT; encoded by the coding sequence ATGACCTGGACATTACTCATACTGGCCATCGCACCGGCATTAGCCATTTGCGGTTATATCATTCACAAAGACCGGTTTGAGAAGGAACCTATCTGGCTGATGATAGCAGCATTCTGCTTTGGCGTATTCAGTGTGTTTCCAGCCAGCATCTCCAGCCTGATGGGAGCAAACTTTGTTACGAATAACGGCAACCTCATTAATTCCGCACTGTACGCATTCTGGGTAGTTGCCCTGAGTGAAGAATTTGCGAAATTCTTTTTTCTCCGGTACATTCTTTTTAAGCGCAGGGAATTCAACGAACCACTCGACGGTATTGTGTATGCCGTCATGATAGGGATGGGATTCGCTTCGTTTGAAAACGTACTGTATGTTGCGCAGCACGGACTAGGGGTTGCACTCTTCAGGATGGTAACCGCCATCCCGGCACATGCCGTATTTGCCGTAACGATGGGCTATCATGTCGGGCTGGCCAAATTTGACACTACCCATACCAACGAACTGATGCGCAAAGGACTGATATACCCCATCCTGTTGCACGGAGCCTATGATTTTCTGTTAATTCAGCAAAGCATTCCTTTGTTGTCCGTATTAGCATTTGTCGGACTTTGGTTTTCTGTGCGATATGTATGGACAATTTTACAGGAACACCATGGCGAACAACCTCCGCTCAATACCTAA
- a CDS encoding cystathionine gamma-synthase: MKFATKVIHAGIEPDATSGAIMTPIFQTSTYVQDAPGEHKGFEYARTQNPTRNVLQNQLAALENGNHGICFASGLAATDAIAKLFSSGDHIISCNDLYGGTYRIFTKVFGRFGMDFTFVDMTDISNIENAITASTKLIWIETPTNPMLNIVDIAAVCALAKKHHLLVCVDNTFASPYLQTPLDAGADIVIHSATKYLGGHSDVIHGAIVVKDKALAEQLYFLQNACGAVPGPQDCFLILRGIKTLHIRVERACENAEKIAAFLKSHPKVEKVNYPGFTGHKGHEIAKRQMKRFGAMVSFSLKDDSLDAANKVLSSTQLFSLAESLGGVESLIGHPATMTHGSIPLEERQKTGVVDSLIRLSVGIEDADDLIEDLKRALG, encoded by the coding sequence ATGAAATTTGCAACCAAAGTCATTCATGCAGGCATAGAGCCGGACGCCACATCAGGTGCCATCATGACGCCTATTTTCCAAACATCCACCTATGTCCAGGATGCACCGGGCGAACATAAGGGGTTTGAATACGCCCGCACACAAAACCCCACCCGAAATGTGCTGCAAAATCAATTGGCCGCACTGGAAAACGGCAATCACGGCATTTGTTTCGCCAGCGGACTGGCTGCAACCGATGCCATCGCGAAGCTGTTCAGCAGCGGCGACCATATCATTTCCTGCAATGACCTTTACGGCGGCACCTATCGTATCTTCACCAAAGTATTCGGGCGGTTCGGCATGGACTTCACGTTTGTGGACATGACGGATATTTCCAATATTGAAAACGCCATTACGGCCAGCACAAAATTGATCTGGATTGAAACACCCACCAATCCGATGCTGAATATCGTGGATATTGCAGCGGTTTGCGCACTCGCTAAAAAACACCATTTACTCGTCTGCGTGGACAATACCTTTGCTTCTCCATATTTGCAAACACCCCTGGATGCAGGTGCAGACATTGTCATCCATTCCGCTACCAAATACTTAGGCGGCCATAGTGACGTTATACATGGCGCAATTGTCGTAAAAGATAAAGCACTGGCAGAGCAATTGTATTTCTTACAAAATGCGTGTGGTGCGGTACCCGGCCCGCAGGATTGCTTCTTAATCCTGCGTGGTATCAAAACCCTTCATATCCGCGTAGAAAGAGCGTGTGAGAATGCAGAAAAAATAGCAGCCTTCTTAAAATCACACCCAAAAGTGGAAAAAGTGAACTATCCGGGATTTACGGGACACAAAGGTCATGAAATCGCGAAAAGACAGATGAAAAGATTCGGGGCAATGGTGTCTTTCTCTTTGAAAGATGACAGTCTCGATGCTGCCAATAAAGTATTATCTTCGACACAATTGTTTTCTTTGGCGGAATCACTGGGGGGCGTGGAAAGCCTGATTGGACATCCGGCAACCATGACACACGGAAGCATCCCACTGGAAGAACGCCAGAAGACGGGCGTGGTGGATTCACTAATCCGTTTGAGTGTAGGAATTGAAGATGCCGACGACTTAATAGAAGATTTGAAGAGGGCATTGGGATAA